A single genomic interval of Tursiops truncatus isolate mTurTru1 chromosome 1, mTurTru1.mat.Y, whole genome shotgun sequence harbors:
- the LOC101325829 gene encoding ciliary microtubule-associated protein 3, with protein sequence MCFNKAETLVNCSFGTCQRRKLFPHFHPPNLLGNKFLPLRGVPHRGPGCYIAEDRYGLAYNLSKIPTSTKGYALGARTAVRFKPISKDMTPYPGMYQTVGPQEQTHKQNFAPFNALLPRFRTYSKDTCYPGPDTYNPEIKAPKKVTWPMKFGSPDWAQIPCLQKRTLKAELPTDKDFRKHRNLVAYLSLYYN encoded by the exons ATGTGCTTCAACAAAGCAG AGACGCTGGTTAACTGCTCCTTTGGAACATGTCAACGGAGGAAGCTCTTTCCTCACTTCCACCCCCCAAACTTGTTGGGGAACAAGTTTCTCCCTCTTAGGGGAGTGCCCCACAGAGGGCCTGGATGTTACATAGCAGAAGAT AGGTATGGCTTGGCATACAACCTCTCTAAGATCCCGACCAGTACAAAAGGATATGCTTTGGGAGCCAGAACAGCCGTGAGGTTTAAGCCAATCAGCAAG GATATGACACCTTACCCAGGCATGTACCAAACAGTTGGTCCTCAGgagcaaacacacaaacaaaattttGCTCCATTTAATGCCTTGTTGCCTCGATTTAGGACATACTCTAAGGACACTTGTTATCCTGG CCCTGACACATATAACCCAGAGATAAAGGCACCCAAAAAAGTCACCTGGCCAATGAAATTTGGATCTCCAGACTGGGCCCAGATTCCATGTCTACAGAAAAGAACCCTGAAAGCTGAG CTGCCCACAGACAAAGACTTTAGAAAGCATCGGAACCTTGTGGCCTACCTAAGCCTGTATTACAACTGA